The Globicephala melas chromosome X, mGloMel1.2, whole genome shotgun sequence genome window below encodes:
- the HNRNPH2 gene encoding heterogeneous nuclear ribonucleoprotein H2, giving the protein MMLSTEGREGFVVKVRGLPWSCSADEVMRFFSDCKIQNGTSGIRFIYTREGRPSGEAFVELESEDEVKLALKKDRETMGHRYVEVFKSNSVEMDWVLKHTGPNSPDTANDGFVRLRGLPFGCSKEEIVQFFSGLEIVPNGMTLPVDFQGRSTGEAFVQFASQEIAEKALKKHKERIGHRYIEIFKSSRAEVRTHYDPPRKLMAMQRPGPYDRPGAGRGYNSIGRGAGFERMRRGAYGGGYGGYDDYGGYNDGYGFGSDRFGRDLNYCFSGMSDHRYGDGGSSFQSTTGHCVHMRGLPYRATENDIYNFFSPLNPMRVHIEIGPDGRVTGEADVEFATHEDAVAAMAKDKANMQHRYVELFLNSTAGTSGGAYDHSYVELFLNSTAGASGGAYGSQMMGGMGISNQSSYGGPASQQLSGGYGGGYGGQSSMSGYDQVLQENSSDYQSNLA; this is encoded by the coding sequence ATGATGCTGAGCACAGAAGGCAGGGAGGGGTTCGTGGTGAAGGTCAGGGGCCTGCCCTGGTCCTGCTCAGCTGATGAAGTGATGCGCTTCTTCTCCGATTGCAAAATCCAAAATGGCACATCAGGTATTCGTTTCATCTACACCAGAGAAGGCAGACCAAGTGGTGAAGCGTTTGTCGAACTTGAGTCCGAAGATGAAGTGAAATTGGCTCTGAAGAAGGACAGAGAAACCATGGGACACAGATACGTTGAAGTGTTCAAGTCCAACAGTGTTGAAATGGATTGGGTGTTGAAGCATACAGGTCCAAATAGTCCTGATACTGCCAATGATGGCTTCGTCCGGCTTAGAGGACTCCCATTTGGCTGTAGCAAGGAAGAGATTGTTCAGTTCTTTTCTGGGTTGGAAATTGTGCCAAATGGGATGACACTGCCGGTGGACTTTCAGGGGCGGAGCACAGGGGAGGCCTTTGTGCAGTTTGCTTCACAGGAGATAGCTGAAAAGGCCTtaaagaaacacaaggaaagaatAGGGCACAGGTACATTGAAATCTTCAAGAGTAGCCGAGCTGAAGTGCGAACCCACTACGATCCCCCTCGAAAGCTCATGGCTATGCAGCGGCCGGGTCCCTATGATAGgccaggggctggcagggggTATAATAGCATTGGCAGAGGGGCTGGGTTTGAAAGGATGAGGCGGGGTGCCTATGGTGGAGGGTATGGAGGCTATGATGACTATGGTGGCTATAATGATGGGTATGGCTTTGGGTCTGATAGATTTGGAAGAGACCTCAATTACTGTTTTTCAGGAATGTCTGATCATAGATATGGAGATGGTGGGTCCAGTTTTCAGAGCACCACAGGGCACTGTGTACACATGAGGGGATTACCTTACAGAGCCACTGAGAAtgatatttacaattttttctcACCTCTTAACCCCATGAGAGTACACATTGAAATTGGACCCGATGGCAGAGTTACTGGTGAGGCAGATGTTGAATTTGCTACTCATGAAGATGCTGTGGCAGCTATGGCAAAAGACAAAGCTAACATGCAACACAGATACGTGGAGCTCTTCTTGAATTCTACCGCAGGCACAAGTGGGGGTGCTTATGATCACAGCTACGTAGAGCTCTTTTTGAATTCTACAGCAGGGGCAAGTGGTGGTGCTTATGGTAGCCAAATGATGGGAGGGATGGGCATATCCAACCAGTCTAGTTACGGAGGTCCTGCTAGCCAGCAGCTGAGTGGTGGTTACGGAGGTGGTTATGGTGGTCAGAGCAGTATGAGTGGATATGACCAAGTTCTGCAGGAAAACTCCAGTGACTATCAATCAAACCTCGCTTAG